The proteins below are encoded in one region of Penicillium psychrofluorescens genome assembly, chromosome: 4:
- a CDS encoding uncharacterized protein (ID:PFLUO_005970-T1.cds;~source:funannotate) → MTEIQGAQAENGTGRVFEEKLSEKMPIPSGPGPPAAPLNQLSIDTQAGEMVRNSASEYSARRTSEGLMIPEVVGPQQVTRTLPAWIRSIEIEADDDDEAAITDRLLPSQLNDALVAQHNHSPYTSRRDFSESRDQRLLGDEKSTAQQRESRWVTFSRTIQYPRERGEEENQVTAEWMDENHGDLSQPWRGQLLDGDSPEYPLHTASRRRDAWFKRFHSTLLKSPIVPMVLRLTVWCFSLSALALGGSIQHIANSLHRTQGPSALMAIIVDAVALVYLVYITFDEYTSKPLGLRSPTAKARLILLDLFFIVFDSANLSLAFDSLAEVTGSCKEAEVNHMLEPKNTDICTRQKALASVLLVALLAWLMTFAISVLRLVERVAK, encoded by the exons ATGACTGAAATCCAGGGCGCCCAGGCCGAGAATGGCACTGGGCGCGTCTTTGAAGAGAAGCTGTCGGAGAAAATGCCCATTCCTTCAGGTCCAGGTCCCCCAGCCGCGCCTCTCAACCAGTTGAGCATCGATACCCAGGCGGGTGAGATGGTTCGCAACAGCGCCTCGGAGTACTCGGCACGGCGCACTTCAGAGGGACTGATGATCCCGGAGGTCGTGGGGCCCCAGCAGGTTACGCGCACACTGCCCG CATGGATTCGATCaatcgagatcgaggcggacgacgacgacgaagcaGCCATCACCGATCGCCTGCTTCCCTCCCAATTGAACGACGCGCTTGTCGCTCAACACAACCATTCGCCCTATACGTCCCGACGCGACTTTTCCGAGTCGCGCGATCAGAGGCTGCTCGGAGACGAAAAGTCGACCGCGCAACAACGCGAATCGCGCTGGGTCACATTCTCACGCACGATCCAATACCCTCGGGAGAGaggggaagaggagaatCAGGTGACGGCggaatggatggatgagaACCATGGCGATTTatcgcagccatggcgcGGCCAGCTCCTGGATGGCGACAGCCCGGAATATCCATTGCACACGGCGAGCCGTCGTCGGGATGCCTGGTTCAAGCGCTTCCATAGTACCCTCCTCAAGAGCCCCATTGTGCCTATGGTTCTGCGTCTGACGGTCTGGtgcttctcgctctcggcTCTGGCGCTGGGCGGGTCCATCCAGCACATCGCCAACAGCTTGCATCGTACCCAGGGTCCGTCGGCATTGATGGCCATTATCGTTGATGCGGTGGCCTTGGTATATCTCGTTTACATCACGTTTGACGAGTATACGTCCAAACCTCTGGGTCTCCGATCCCCCACCGCCAAAGCACGGCTGATTCTGCtggatctcttcttcattgtTTTTGATTCGGCCAATCTGAGCTTGGCATTTGATTCCCTCGCGGAGGTGACTGGCTCTtgcaaggaggccgaggtcAACCATATGCTAGAGCCAAAGAATACTGATATCTGCACCCGACAAAAAGCTCTTGCATCTGTCCTGTTGGTAGCGCTGCTCGCTTGGCTTATGACATTTGCCATCAGTGTACTCCG GCTCGTTGAAAGAGTGGCCAAGTGA
- a CDS encoding uncharacterized protein (ID:PFLUO_005971-T1.cds;~source:funannotate), translating into MTVSPQSNIKVTTRQIPKWHRIPNTSIQSHPLMIYHGAFDATSSQLSTCLEEVGEVVPQWAYTMYSQTHFHSTTHEVLGVVSGRARLCFGGEENPNRFEPTVQRGDLIIVPAGVGHRLLDDLDRDAEPFKMVGAYPPGKQWDMCYGQPGEEDKVKDIRNVAWFKRDPLYGDDGPALRV; encoded by the coding sequence ATGACTGTCAGCCCACAGTCGAACATTAAAGTAACCACGCGTCAAATCCCCAAATGGCACCGCATCCCCAACACCTCTATCCAATCCCACCCACTCATGATCTACCACGGCGCCTTTGATgcaacatcctcccagcTCTCAACGtgtctggaagaggtcggcGAAGTAGTACCGCAATGGGCCTACACCATGTACAGCCAGACCCATTTCCACTCCACCACACACGAGGTCCTGGGCGTGGTCTCGGGCCGCGCCCGGCTGTGCTTCGGGGGCGAGGAGAATCCAAACCGTTTTGAGCCGACGGTGCAGCGAGGCgacctcatcatcgtccccGCCGGTGTGGGACATCGGCTCTTAGATGACCTGGACCGGGATGCGGAACCATTCAAAATGGTCGGCGCGTATCCTCCCGGGAAGCAGTGGGATATGTGCTATGGGCAACCCGGggaggaggacaaggtcaaggacaTCCGAAATGTGGCCTGGTTCAAGAGAGACCCGCTGTACGGAGACGATGGACCAGCTCTGCGTGTATAG
- a CDS encoding uncharacterized protein (ID:PFLUO_005972-T1.cds;~source:funannotate), protein MPPVMPQTPHKDDLEETWSFLEAGINSVMLKLEEGVDMKTYMALYTYDFSSTMVLPGDKAVTTGHTLQTHRGAHLLGEELYKLLGEYLSRHLESVYKESQSHSEEALLGFYIREWNRYTTAAKYVNHLFRYLNRHWVKREIDEGKKNVYDVYTLHLVKWKDDFFEHVHEKVMDAVLNLIEKQRNGETIEQSQIKSIVDSFVSLGLDENDSTKPTLEVYRQYFQRPFINATRVYYENESRQFVAENSVVEYMKKAEARLDEEKARVGLYLHPDVTKSLTETCLDVLVTAHSTLLRDEFQVLLDNERQEDLARMYRLLSRIKEGLDPLRATFENHVRRAGLAAVEKVAAEGESFEPKLYVDALLQVHTRYQNLVDEAFNGESEFVRSLDNACREFVNRNRICKSSSTKSPELLARYTDSLLKKGSKAAEESELEEMLVQIMTVFKYIEDKDVFQKFYSKMLAKRLVHVSSVTDDAETSMISKLKEACGFEYTNKLQRMFQDIQISKDLNANYRDWQEKVLDDEDRKKTVDSHFQILGTGFWPLNPPTTVFLAPQEIVKTAERFQKFYFDKHSGRKLTWLWQLCKGEVKANYIKNTKVPYTFQVSTYQMGILLLFNETDTLSYPEIQKATTLGSEILDPNLSILLKAKVLLASPEGAKPEPSTTFSLNYNFKNKKIKVNLNIQIKSEQKVEADDTHKTIEEDRKLLLQSAIVRIMKSRKKMKHVQLVQEVIQQVKSRFPPKIPDIKKNIEALMEKDYIERLDGDEISYIA, encoded by the exons ATGCCGCCCGTGATGCCCCAGACCCCTCATAAGGATGACCTTGAGGAAAC ATGGTCATTCTTGGAAGCGGGCATCAACAGCGTCATGCTGAAGCTGGAAGAAGGAGTGGATATGAAGACT TACATGGCCTTATACACGTACGACTTCTCTTCGACCATGGTCTTGCCTGGAGAT AAAGCGGTCACCACTGGCCATACCTTACAAACACATCGTGGAG CACATCTCCTTGGAGAAGAGCTCTATAAACTACTAGGGGAGTATCTTTCGCGCCATCTCGAGTCGGTGTACAAGGAATCACAGAGTCATTCCGAGGAAGCTCTTTTAGGGTTTTACATACGCGAATGGAATCGTTACACAACCGCCGCCAAATACGTCAACCACCTGTTTCGCTACCTGAACCGCCACTGGGTCAAGCGCGAGATCGATGAGGGCAAGAAGAATGTTTACGACGTGTATACGCTGCACCTGGTCAAGTGGAAGGATGACTTCTTTGAGCATGTCCATGAGAAGGTCATGGACGCGGTCTTGAACCTGATTGAGAAGCAGCGGAATGGCGAGACGATCGAACAATCTCAGATCAAGAGCATCGTGGATTCCTTTGTCTCGCTTGGCCTGGATGAGAATGACAGCACGAAGCCTACGCTCGAGGTCTACCGGCAATACTTCCAGCGACCGTTCATCAACGCCACCCGGGTGTACTACGAGAACGAATCCCGGCAGTTTGTCGCGGAGAACAGTGTGGTGGAATACATGAAGAAGGCAGAGGCGCGCCTTGATGAGGAGAAGGCTCGTGTGGGGCTTTACTTGCATCCCGATGTCACCAAAAGCCTTACCGAGACCTGTTTGGATGTTCTCGTCACCGCCCACTCAACCTTGCTTCGAGATGAATTCCAGGTTTTATTGGATAACGAGCGCCAGGAGGATCTCGCTCGGATGTACCGACTTCTTTCTCGCATCAAGGAGGGTTTGGATCCTCTGCGCGCCACTTTCGAAAACCACGTCAGAAGAGCCGGCTTGGCTGCGGTCGAGAAGGTTGCCGCAGAGGGCGAATCGTTCGAACCGAAGCTGTACGTCGATGCTCTGCTGCAGGTCCACACGCGGTATCAAAATTTGGTTGATGAGGCATTCAACGGCGAATCGGAGTTTGTCCGTTCTCTTGACAACGCATGTCGAGAATTTGTCAACCGCAACCGCATCTGCAAGTCGAGCTCCACCAAGTCCCCCGAGCTGCTGGCACGCTACACGGACTCGTTGCTTAAGAAGGGGTCTAAGGCTGCCGAGGAGTcggagctcgaggagatgtTGGTGCAGATCATGACCGTCTTCAAGTACATCGAAGACAAGGATGTTTTCCAGAAGTTCTACTCCAAGATGTTGGCCAAGCGCCTGGTGCACGTCAGCTCGGTGACCGATGACGCGGAGACCAGCATGATCAGCAAGTTGAAGGAGGCCTGTGGTTTCGAGTACACCAACAAGCTGCAGCGCATGTTCCAAGACATTCAGATCTCGAAGGATCTCAACGCCAACTACCGGGACTGGCAAGAGAAGgttctggatgatgaggatcggaagaagacggtTGACTCGCACTTCCAGATTTTGGGAACAGGTTTCTGGCCCCTCAACCCGCCCACTACTGTCTTCCTGGCGCCACAGGAGATTGTGAAGACCGCGGAGCGGTTCCAGAAGTTCTACTTTGACAAGCACAGTGGCCGCAAGCTGACCTGGTTATGGCAGCTGTGCAAAGGTGAAGTGAAGGCCAACTACATTAAAAACACCAAGGTGCCATATACCTTCCAGGTGTCGACCTACCAAATGGGCATCTTGCTGCTCTTCAACGAGACCGACACCCTGTCGTATCCCGAAATTCAAAAGGCCACCACTCTCGGCTCCGAAATCCTCGACCCCAACCTCAGCATTCTCCTGAAGGCCAAGGTGCTCTTGGCTTCCCCCGAGGGTGCCAAGCCCGaaccatccaccaccttctccttgaaCTACAacttcaagaacaagaaaatTAAAGTCAACCTGAACATCCAGATCAAATCCGAACAAAAGGTAGAGGCGGACGACACACATAAGACCATAGAGGAGGATCGAAAACTGCTCCTGCAG TCGGCCATTGTCCGGATCATGAAAtcgcgcaagaagatgaagcacgtccagctggtccaggaagTCATCCAGCAGGTCAAGTCGCGCTTCCCGCCCAAGATCCCAGACATCAAAAAGAACATCGAAGCGCTCATGGAAAAAGACTATATCGAGCGTTTGGACGGGGACGAGATCTCCTACATTGCTTAA
- a CDS encoding uncharacterized protein (ID:PFLUO_005973-T1.cds;~source:funannotate) codes for MAASIPEKIICDPYRSKRLLFRALEENEKDDAFFNKLCLDPQVTFMASPAPSTPMSAVALKELRKDFEKESLIAVVICKQPESADVEAEPIGIVTLAKTRMAHHRNAELGIMIMPDYQGKGYGPESISWILDWGFTWQGLHRIELGTFEMNEHAQKAYLGMGWVVEGRKREALFKAGRFWDIIIMGILASEWKEKRRAA; via the coding sequence atggctgcctCCATACCCGAAAAGATAATTTGCGACCCCTACCGCTCCAAgcgcctcctcttccgcgCACTAGAAGAGAACGAAAAAGATGacgccttcttcaacaagCTATGCCTGGACCCGCAGGTGACGTTCATGGCCTCGCCAGCGCCCAGCACACCCATGAGCGCAGTGGCACTAAAAGAATTGCGAAAAGATttcgaaaaagaaagcctGATCGCAGTCGTGATCTGCAAGCAGCCCGAATCTGCAGACGTGGAAGCCGAGCCCATTGGGATCGTGACTCTCGCGAAAACCAGAATGGCGCATCATCGGAACGCGGAGCTGGGGATTATGATCATGCCCGACTATCAGGGGAAGGGGTATGGGCCTGAGTCTATTTCGTGGATACTTGATTGGGGGTTTACGTGGCAGGGGTTGCATCGCATTGAACTGGGGACCTTCGAGATGAACGAACACGCGCAGAAGGCGTATTTGGGGATGGGGTGGGTTGTTGAGGGGAGGAAACGGGAGGCGTTATTTAAAGCTGGGCGCTTTTGGGATATCATCATTATGGGGATCTTGGCGAGTgagtggaaggaaaagagaagagctGCGTAA
- a CDS encoding uncharacterized protein (ID:PFLUO_005974-T1.cds;~source:funannotate): MAVTLFFGAWVVILSCFFRSIALHLSVFWQIKPGPTYKYVSIGLIYIGSGALLAITLCITGAEYTFGRSTYLSPNHAVATFWAPFLAFSSAALVLQILTIAQCVFLVLRPWFDYQKLKWSGYTPSASEGRIIGAQQTASKIRKIIQLQWRASLVTVLITVYVCFLSAVFMQLRQFQEYPRPDRLAWFECLASSKGNKYPCLPLAIPLGPIEPELWAVVFMLVLSGLLAVAIFFRSSMIRAWLSLLKGEKRPLTPVHQLSDLTDPPPLPESEQDEENATPSGRITYEDLYDSNSLMKSQTVPYHHVN; encoded by the exons ATGGCAGTCACTCTATTTTTCGGGGCATGGGTGGTGATTCTCAGCT GCTTCTTTAGATCCATCGCACTGCATCTTTCTGTCTTTTGGCAGATCAAACCCGGCCCGACATACAAGTATGTTTCGATCGGCCTCATTTATATAGGGTCCGGTGCACTCCTCGCCATCACCTTGTGCATCACCGGTGCCGAATACACCTTCGGCCGGTCGACCTATCTCAGCCCAAACCACGCCGTAGCAACCTTCTGGGCTCCTTTCCTagccttctcctcggccgctcTGGTTCTCCAAATTCTCACAATAGCACAATGTGTCTTCCTCGTTCTCCGACCCTGGTTCGATTACCAGAAGCTAAAATGGTCGGGTTACACCCCATCTGCCAGTGAAGGGCGTATCATCGGCGCACAGCAAACAGCATCCAAAATCAGAAAGATCATACAGCTGCAATGGCGAGCCTCGTTGGTTACCGTTCTCATCACGGTCTACGTCTGTTTCCTGTCCGCTGTCTTCATGCAGCTGCGCCAATTCCAAGAATACCCCCGGCCGGACAGGCTCGCATGGTTCGAGTGCCTTGCATCATCAAAGGGGAACAAGTACCCATGCCTCCCTCTCGCCATACCTTTGGGGCCTATTGAACCGGAACTATGGGCCGTCGTGTTCATGCTTGTG CTGAGTGGTCTATTGGCCGTCGCCATCTTTTTCCGATCGTCCATGATTCGAGCCTGGCTAAGCCTCCTaaagggcgagaagcggcCGCTGACCCCGGTCCATCAATTGAGCGATCTGACCGACCCACCACCCCTGCCAGAAAGtgagcaggacgaggagaatgcCACGCCGTCTGGCCGAATCACCTACGAGGACCTATATGACTCTAATAGCCTGATGAAAAGCCAGACGGTCCCGTACCACCATGTGAATTAG